From Halorubrum salinarum, the proteins below share one genomic window:
- a CDS encoding DUF424 domain-containing protein, whose translation MLLRERETAEGRLVSVCDPDCLGETYDNGRATLTVSEEFYGGDDAVEATADEVVEGLRRAQVANIVGTEAVEVAVEAGLVDEETVLEFDGTRHAQLLWL comes from the coding sequence ATGCTGCTCCGCGAGCGCGAGACCGCCGAGGGACGGCTCGTCTCCGTCTGCGACCCGGACTGCCTCGGCGAGACGTACGACAACGGACGCGCGACGCTCACCGTGAGCGAGGAGTTCTACGGCGGCGACGACGCCGTCGAGGCGACCGCCGACGAGGTGGTCGAAGGCCTCCGGCGCGCGCAGGTCGCGAACATCGTCGGTACCGAGGCGGTCGAGGTCGCGGTCGAGGCCGGCCTCGTCGACGAGGAGACCGTTCTGGAGTTCGACGGGACGCGGCACGCGCAGTTGCTCTGGCTGTAA